From the genome of Impatiens glandulifera chromosome 9, dImpGla2.1, whole genome shotgun sequence, one region includes:
- the LOC124916572 gene encoding alpha-N-acetylglucosaminidase-like: MTLYFVLVIIFCLFSLLVQIQSSTIGVSYISRLLHTQDRERTSPSVQVAAVRSLVNRLIPSHSSTFDFQIISKEQCGGESCFILTNHPSFNGYGTPEILISGFTGVELGAGLHWYLKNWCGLHISWDKTGGVQLSTVPKSGSLPRLDHNGILVQRPVPWNYYQNAVTSSYTFVWWDWERWQKEIDWMVLQGVNLPLAFTGQEAIWQKVFRSFNISNSDLNDFFGGPAFLAWSRMGNLHGWGGPLAQSWLDQQLILQKKILTRMHEFGMTPVLPAFSGNVPAALKIRFPSAKITHLGNWFTVRSDPRWCCTYLLDATDPLFTEIGEAFVKQQRKEYGMTSHIYNCDTFDENTPPIDDPDYISSLGAAIFKGMQNGDKDAVWLMQGWLFSYDPFWRPPQMKALLHSVPLGRMVVLDLFAEVKPIWITSEQFYGIPYIWCMLHNFAGNSEMYGVLDAVGSGPVEARTSENSTMVGVGMSMEGIEQNPIVYDLMAEMAFRHDKVDVKTWIDKYSIRRYGKLVSSMQDAWNILYHSIYNCTDGSPNKNRDTIVAFPDVDPHLIVVTKAHSGGIKQANTKWASLEEETDDSYDKPHLWYETSEVIKALQLFLTSGDELSGSNTYRYDLIDLTRQVLSKHANQLFLKIIKAYQSNDKGGVDKLSRSFLELIEDTDALLACHEGFLLGPWLESAKKLGLNDEQRRQYEWNARTQITMWFDNTDEKASLLRDYANKYWSGLLRGYYGPRATIYFKHLIQSLEKGEKFPLKAWRMEWIALTNNWQLGQDLFPTRPIAADHALNISRWIYDKYFQPYSDHAYI, encoded by the exons ATGACGTTATACTTTGTATTAGTCATCatcttttgtttgttttctcTTCTGGTTCAAATTCAATCGTCTACAATCGGAGTTAGCTACATCTCTCGTCTCCTACACACTCAGGACCGAGAGAGAACTTCGCCTTCCGTTCAGGTAGCCGCTGTTCGTAGCCTTGTCAATCGCCTTATCCCCTCCCATTCATCCACCTtcgattttcaaataatctctaaG GAGCAATGCGGGGGAGAATCTTGTTTTATACTCACTAATCATCCTTCCTTCAATGGTTATGGCACTCCAGAGATTTT AATCAGTGGCTTCACTGGGGTTGAGCTAGGGGCTGGTCTACATTGGTACTTGAAGAATTGGTGTGGGTTGCATATATCATGGGATAAAACTGGGGGAGTTCAACTATCTACTGTACCTAAATCAGGCTCTCTTCCACGTCTTGATCATAATGGAATCTTAGTCCAGAGACCTGTACCGTGGAACTATTACCAGAATGCTGTTACATCTAGCT ATACTTTTGTTTGGTGGGATTGGGAAAGATGGCAAAAGGAGATTGATTGGATGGTTCTCCAGGGTGTCAATTTGCCACTTGCTTTCACGGGTCAAGAGGCAATTTGGCAAAAAGTATTCCGG TCTTTTAATATTAGCAATTCAGATCTCAATGATTTCTTCGGAGGCCCTGCTTTTCTTGCATGGTCTAGGATGGGAAATCTGCATGG ATGGGGAGGGCCTCTTGCTCAAAGCTGGTTAGACCAACAACTAATTCTGCAGAAGAAAATTCTTACCAGAATGCATGAATTTGGGATGACTCCAG TGCTTCCAGCTTTTTCTGGAAATGTCCCTGCCGCATTGAAGATCAGGTTCCCATCTGCAAAGATTACACATCTCGGAAATTG GTTTACTGTTCGGAGTGATCCTAGATGGTGTTGCACTTATCTTCTTGATGCGACGGATCCACTGTTTACTGAAATTGGCGAAGCATTTGTTAAGCAACAACGAAAAG AATATGGGATGACTAGCCACATTTATAATTG TGACACTTTTGATGAGAACACACCGCCAATTGATGATCCCGACTACATATCTTCATTGGGAGCTGCAATTTTTAAAGGAATGCAAAATGGGGATAAGGATGCAGTCTGGTTAATGCAG GGATGGCTTTTCTCCTATGATCCTTTCTGGAGACCACCACAAATGAAG GCACTTCTCCATTCTGTTCCCTTGGGAAGGATGGTTGTCCTTGACCTCTTTGCTGAAGTGAAACCCATATGGATTACTTCAGAGCAGTTCTACGGAATTCCTTACATCTG GTGTATGCTACACAATTTTGCTGGAAACAGCGAGATGTATGGGGTCTTAGATGCTGTAGGGTCTGGACCTGTCGAAGCTCGTACAAGTGAAAACTCAACAATG GTTGGTGTCGGAATGTCAATGGAGGGCATTGAACAAAATCCCATAGTTTATGATCTTATGGCTGAAATGGCTTTTCGACATGACAAAGTTGACGTGAAG ACATGGATTGATAAATACTCCATTAGAAGGTATGGGAAGTTGGTTTCATCAATGCAAGATGCATGGAATATACTATATCACTCGATATACAACTGCACAGATGGTTCCCCC AACAAGAACAGAGATACGATCGTGGCATTCCCAGATGTTGATCCCCATTTGATCGTTGTGACAAAAGCACACTCAGGAGGAATAAAGCAAGCCAACACGAAATGGGCTTCCCTCGAAGAAGAAACCGACGACTCCTATGATAAACCTCACCTGTGGTACGAAACTTCAGAGGTTATAAAGGCTTTGCAACTATTCCTTACAAGTGGAGATGAACTCTCTGGTAGTAATACATACAG ATATGACCTTATTGATCTGACAAGACAAGTATTATCAAAACATGCAAACCAACTGTTCTTAAAGATTATAAAAGCTTATCAGTCAAATGATAAGGGTGGGGTGGATAAGCTGAGTAGATCATTCCTAGAGCTCATAGAAGATACAGATGCACTCTTAGCATGCCATGAGGGCTTCCTTCTAGGACCTTGGCTCGAGAGTGCAAAGAAACTGGGGTTAAACGATGAACAGAGACGACAG TATGAATGGAATGCTAGGACTCAAATAACAATGTGGTTCGACAACACAGATGAGAAAGCGAGCCTACTTCGCGATTATGCGAACAAGTATTGGAGTGGGCTTTTAAGAGGTTATTATGGTCCAAGAGCAACCATCTATTTCAAACATCTAATCCAGAGTTTAGAGAAAGGAGAAAAATTTCCATTGAAAGCATGGAGGATGGAATGGATTGCACTGACCAATAACTGGCAATTAGGACAGGATCTGTTTCCTACTAGACCCATTGCAGCAGATCATGCCCTCAACATTTCCAGGTGGatttatgacaaatattttcaaCCTTATTCTGATCATGCATATATATGA
- the LOC124916573 gene encoding protein JINGUBANG-like: MSNFHNHCVVTLKGSNSYISSLAIAGKFLCIGNSDKEILLWKRDSLISGLDHELIMENNTIATGKGAVKFLVVLADKLFSAHQDHKIRVWQIDGHGVDDNNHPFTHLATLPTLTDRAIKLLNPNNNVQIRRHKKTTWVHHVDTVSSLALSQDESLLYSVSWDRTLKVWQTNNFKCLESVRNAHDDAINAVAITNDGYVYTGSTDKKIKVWKKGVGQKRHSLVATLEKHHSGVNALAVSSDGSVIFSGASDKSIVAWERNGNGDGNMVAVGELIGHTKAVLCLTVVDHLLFSGSADRTIRIWREMERYCYSCFAVLEGHRGPVKCLAAASTKPNNVHDATTKPAYLLYSGSLDCELKVWQIFVALP, from the coding sequence ATGTCAAACTTCCACAACCATTGTGTTGTCACTCTTAAGGGAAGTAACTCCTACATATCTTCTCTAGCTATCGCTGGAAAATTCCTATGCATCGGCAATTCTGACAAAGAAATCCTCTTGTGGAAACGCGATTCATTGATCTCAGGATTGGATCACGAACTAATAATGGAAAACAATACGATAGCCACAGGAAAGGGAGCAGTGAAGTTCCTTGTTGTTTTGGCTGACAAACTCTTTAGTGCCCATCAAGATCATAAAATCCGTGTGTGGCAAATTGATGGTCATGGAGTTGATGATAATAACCACCCGTTTACACACTTGGCTACACTTCCAACACTAACTGACCGGGCTATCAAACTTCTAAACCCAAACAACAATGTCCAAATCCGTCGTCACAAGAAAACAACATGGGTTCATCATGTGGACACGGTTTCCTCGTTAGCCCTATCTCAAGATGAATCTCTACTCTACTCAGTCTCCTGGGACCGGACACTAAAAGTTTGGCAAACAAACAACTTTAAATGCTTGGAGTCTGTCAGGAATGCACACGACGATGCAATAAACGCAGTGGCTATAACCAACGATGGATATGTCTATACTGGATCAACAGACAAGAAGATAAAGGTTTGGAAGAAAGGAGTAGGCCAGAAAAGACATTCTCTAGTTGCCACACTAGAGAAACATCACTCGGGTGTCAATGCACTTGCGGTGAGCTCAGATGGGTCGGTTATATTTTCGGGAGCAAGTGACAAATCAATAGTGGCTTGGGAGAGAAATGGAAATGGTGATGGTAACATGGTGGCTGTGGGAGAGCTAATAGGGCATACAAAGGCAGTATTGTGTTTGACTGTGGTTGATCATTTACTTTTCAGTGGATCTGCAGATAGAACTATTAGAATTTGGAGGGAAATGGAGAGATATTGTTATTCTTGCTTTGCAGTATTGGAGGGTCACAGAGGTCCTGTCAAATGTTTAGCAGCAGCAAGCACTAAGCCTAATAATGTTCATGATGCAACAACAAAACCTGCATACCTTCTCTACAGTGGCAGTTTGGACTGCGAATTGAAAGTCTGGCAGATTTTTGTTGCCCTTCCATAG
- the LOC124914455 gene encoding ribosomal RNA small subunit methyltransferase G encodes MSSFVCLSPDRIMLSFCSNRILRAPSSLSLGTFIEHLPTFSPSASTFRRINRKAFTTNASLSTPLIEALSPRQKEQIDLYVDTLLQWNQKMNLTAVTEKSEVMERHIDDSMAIIPPIQTYLSQYGTSFDDLKLVDVGSGAGLPGLVLAIACPGWKVTLMESMVKRCAFLEHTAGLIGLSNVRVIRGRAEDFGQDRSTREIFDVAVARAVAEMRVLAEYCLPLVRVGGLFVAAKGHDPALEVRRAEKAVSLMGASILQICSVESHGPYGQRTAIVVRKDNPTPRKYPRDPGIPARLPL; translated from the exons ATGTCTTCGTTCGTTTGTCTCTCTCCTGACCGCATCATGCTGTCCTTCTGCTCCAACAGAATTTTGCGAGCCCCGTCTTCACTCTCTCTTGGGACTTTCATCGAACACCTTCCGACCTTCTCACCGTCAGCCTCCACCTTTCGCAGAATCAACCGCAAGGCATTCACAACAAACGCATCTCTCTCCACTCCTTTAATCGAAGCTCTAAGTCCTCGTCAGAAAGAGCAGATTGACCTATACGTCGACACTCTTCTTCAATGGAATCAG AAGATGAATCTTACGGCTGTCACCGAGAAGAGTGAGGTAATGGAGAGGCATATTGACGACTCTATGGCGATTATACCGCCAATTCAGACATATCTCTCACAATATGGAACTTCGTTTGATGATCTGAAACTGGTAGACGTGGGGTCTGGAGCTGGTCTTCCTGGATTAGTCCTAGCCATAGCCTGTCCTG GTTGGAAAGTGACGTTGATGGAGTCTATGGTTAAGCGGTGTGCATTCTTGGAGCACACAGCAGGTCTTATTGGACTCTCAAATGTTCGAGTTATTCGTGGTAGAGCCGAG GACTTTGGACAAGATCGTTCCACTAGGGAGATTTTTGATGTTGCAGTTGCAAGAGCAGTAGCAGAAATGAGAGTTTTAG CTGAGTATTGTCTCCCATTGGTTCGAGTGGGTGGCTTATTCGTTGCTGCTAAAGGTCATGATCCTGCG TTGGAGGTTAGAAGAGCAGAAAAAGCAGTTAGTTTGATGGGTGCTTCAATACTGCAGATATGCTCGG TTGAATCACATGGGCCTTATGGACAAAGAACTGCAATTGTGGTTCGAAAAGACAACCCCACCCCAAGGAAATATCCCCGTGATCCAGGAATACCAGCAAGATTACCATTGTAA
- the LOC124914060 gene encoding serine/threonine-protein kinase AFC2-like isoform X1 — translation MEMERVIEFPHAHMDRRPRKRQRLGWDVAPLVPKAQLGILCEQEVVDVASFTSSKSSSDHTSTFFVKGLAGNVSPPWRSDDKEGHYMFELGENLTSRYKIQSKMGEGTFGQVLECWDRENKEMVAIKIVRGIKKYRDAAMIEVDMLQQLGKHDKGGNRCVQIRNWFDYRNHICIVFEKLGPSLYDFLRKNSYRSFPIDLVREIGRQLLECVAFMHDLRLIHTDLKPENILLVSSEYVKVPDFKTSSRLPKDGSYFKRVPKSSAIKVIDFGSTTYERQNQNYIVSTRHYRAPEVILGLGWSFPCDIWSIGCILVELCSGEALFHTHENLEHLAMMERVLGPIPQHMLKRADRNAEKYVRRGRLDWPEGAASRESIRAVQKLLRLQNLVMQHVDHSAGELINLVQGLVRYDPSERMTARQALAHPFFTRDHLRRL, via the exons ATGGAGATGGAGCGTGTGATCGAGTTTCCTCATGCGCATATGGATCGTCGACCCAGGAAAAGGCAACGTCTTGGCTGGGACGTCGCTCCGTTGGTCCCAAAG GCTCAGCTAGGAATCTTATGTGAACAAGAGGTTGTGGATGTGGCAAGCTTTACCTCCTCAAAGTCATCCTCAGACCATACTAGTACTTTCTTTGTTAAGGGATTGGCTGGAAATGTTTCCCCTCCATGGCGAAGTGACGACAAAGAGGGACATTACATGTTTGAGCTGGGCGAAAATTTAACTTCTCGCT ATAAAATTCAAAGTAAGATGGGTGAAG GAACATTTGGCCAGGTTTTAGAATGTTGGGAcagagaaaataaagaaatggtTGCCATCAAAATTGTTCGCGGAATTAAAAAATATCGCGATGCAGCTATGATAGAAGTTGATATGCTGCAACAGCTTGGTAAACACGATAAGGGAGGCAACCG TTGTGTGCAAATACGGAACTGGTTTGACTATCGTAACCATATATGTATT GTCTTTGAGAAGCTTGGACCCAGTTTATACGATTTTCTACGCAAAAATAGTTACCGCTCATTCCCCATTGATCTTGTTCGAGAGATTGGAAGACAACTGTTGGAATGTGTAGCAT TTATGCATGATTTACGCCTTATACATACTGATTTGAAGCCTGAGAATATTCTTCTAGTTTCTTCGGAGTATGTTAAAGTTCCTGACTTCAAG ACTTCCTCTCGATTACCTAAAGATGGTTCTTACTTCAAGAGAGTTCCAAAGTCAAGCGCCATCAAGGTAATTGATTTTGGAAGCACAACTTACGAGCGCCAGAATCAGAACTACATAGTATCCACTCGTCATTACCGTGCCCCTGAGGTCATATTAG GCCTTGGATGGAGCTTTCCTTGTGATATCTGGAGTATTGGCTGCATCCTAGTGGAATTATGCTCG gGTGAAGCTCTATTTCATACCCATGAAAATTTGGAGCATCTTGCTATGATGGAGAGGGTCCTTGGGCCAATTCCCCAGCATATGCTGAAGAGAGCAGA CCGGAATGCTGAGAAGTATGTGAGAAGAGGACGGTTAGACTGGCCAGAGGGTGCAGCTTCAAGGGAGAGTATTAGGGCTGTACAGAAGCTTCTGCGGCTTCAG AATCTGGTTATGCAACATGTAGATCATTCTGCTGGTGAGTTGATAAATTTGGTTCAAGGACTTGTAAGATACGATCCATCGGAAAGAATGACTGCTCGACAAGCTCTGGCTCATCCGTTCTTCACCAGGGACCATTTGAGAAGGTTGTGA
- the LOC124914060 gene encoding serine/threonine-protein kinase AFC2-like isoform X2 has protein sequence MGEGTFGQVLECWDRENKEMVAIKIVRGIKKYRDAAMIEVDMLQQLGKHDKGGNRCVQIRNWFDYRNHICIVFEKLGPSLYDFLRKNSYRSFPIDLVREIGRQLLECVAFMHDLRLIHTDLKPENILLVSSEYVKVPDFKTSSRLPKDGSYFKRVPKSSAIKVIDFGSTTYERQNQNYIVSTRHYRAPEVILGLGWSFPCDIWSIGCILVELCSGEALFHTHENLEHLAMMERVLGPIPQHMLKRADRNAEKYVRRGRLDWPEGAASRESIRAVQKLLRLQNLVMQHVDHSAGELINLVQGLVRYDPSERMTARQALAHPFFTRDHLRRL, from the exons ATGGGTGAAG GAACATTTGGCCAGGTTTTAGAATGTTGGGAcagagaaaataaagaaatggtTGCCATCAAAATTGTTCGCGGAATTAAAAAATATCGCGATGCAGCTATGATAGAAGTTGATATGCTGCAACAGCTTGGTAAACACGATAAGGGAGGCAACCG TTGTGTGCAAATACGGAACTGGTTTGACTATCGTAACCATATATGTATT GTCTTTGAGAAGCTTGGACCCAGTTTATACGATTTTCTACGCAAAAATAGTTACCGCTCATTCCCCATTGATCTTGTTCGAGAGATTGGAAGACAACTGTTGGAATGTGTAGCAT TTATGCATGATTTACGCCTTATACATACTGATTTGAAGCCTGAGAATATTCTTCTAGTTTCTTCGGAGTATGTTAAAGTTCCTGACTTCAAG ACTTCCTCTCGATTACCTAAAGATGGTTCTTACTTCAAGAGAGTTCCAAAGTCAAGCGCCATCAAGGTAATTGATTTTGGAAGCACAACTTACGAGCGCCAGAATCAGAACTACATAGTATCCACTCGTCATTACCGTGCCCCTGAGGTCATATTAG GCCTTGGATGGAGCTTTCCTTGTGATATCTGGAGTATTGGCTGCATCCTAGTGGAATTATGCTCG gGTGAAGCTCTATTTCATACCCATGAAAATTTGGAGCATCTTGCTATGATGGAGAGGGTCCTTGGGCCAATTCCCCAGCATATGCTGAAGAGAGCAGA CCGGAATGCTGAGAAGTATGTGAGAAGAGGACGGTTAGACTGGCCAGAGGGTGCAGCTTCAAGGGAGAGTATTAGGGCTGTACAGAAGCTTCTGCGGCTTCAG AATCTGGTTATGCAACATGTAGATCATTCTGCTGGTGAGTTGATAAATTTGGTTCAAGGACTTGTAAGATACGATCCATCGGAAAGAATGACTGCTCGACAAGCTCTGGCTCATCCGTTCTTCACCAGGGACCATTTGAGAAGGTTGTGA
- the LOC124914060 gene encoding serine/threonine-protein kinase AFC2-like isoform X3, whose protein sequence is MHDLRLIHTDLKPENILLVSSEYVKVPDFKTSSRLPKDGSYFKRVPKSSAIKVIDFGSTTYERQNQNYIVSTRHYRAPEVILGLGWSFPCDIWSIGCILVELCSGEALFHTHENLEHLAMMERVLGPIPQHMLKRADRNAEKYVRRGRLDWPEGAASRESIRAVQKLLRLQNLVMQHVDHSAGELINLVQGLVRYDPSERMTARQALAHPFFTRDHLRRL, encoded by the exons ATGCATGATTTACGCCTTATACATACTGATTTGAAGCCTGAGAATATTCTTCTAGTTTCTTCGGAGTATGTTAAAGTTCCTGACTTCAAG ACTTCCTCTCGATTACCTAAAGATGGTTCTTACTTCAAGAGAGTTCCAAAGTCAAGCGCCATCAAGGTAATTGATTTTGGAAGCACAACTTACGAGCGCCAGAATCAGAACTACATAGTATCCACTCGTCATTACCGTGCCCCTGAGGTCATATTAG GCCTTGGATGGAGCTTTCCTTGTGATATCTGGAGTATTGGCTGCATCCTAGTGGAATTATGCTCG gGTGAAGCTCTATTTCATACCCATGAAAATTTGGAGCATCTTGCTATGATGGAGAGGGTCCTTGGGCCAATTCCCCAGCATATGCTGAAGAGAGCAGA CCGGAATGCTGAGAAGTATGTGAGAAGAGGACGGTTAGACTGGCCAGAGGGTGCAGCTTCAAGGGAGAGTATTAGGGCTGTACAGAAGCTTCTGCGGCTTCAG AATCTGGTTATGCAACATGTAGATCATTCTGCTGGTGAGTTGATAAATTTGGTTCAAGGACTTGTAAGATACGATCCATCGGAAAGAATGACTGCTCGACAAGCTCTGGCTCATCCGTTCTTCACCAGGGACCATTTGAGAAGGTTGTGA
- the LOC124916319 gene encoding uncharacterized protein LOC124916319, producing the protein MQDQIGIPNCFSSTGDNSPENLAAITKSGQSVFTSIYRTKIISHCRFITVTWCKNLLLHGLSISIERPGGGAPYTCKLEVKSWKFWRKQGSKRLLIDDDKAVDVFWDLRAARFNGDAEPNSEYYVAIVCDEEVILHLGNLKTEAYRKTNCRPSLIDPILVCRKEHVFGKKRFSSKGKFHEKGKVHEIWIECRGGNNGELKTEPEMEIKIDGKCVIDVKHLEWKFRGNESITIGSRKVEVYWDVHDWLFSPGLRHALFIFRPVVTSPMVVSPPPSSSIMAGDLETVEGVVGEGGSLSGGSWEFCLFLYAWRVE; encoded by the coding sequence ATGCAAGATCAAATAGGGATACCCAATTGCTTCTCCTCCACCGGAGACAACTCGCCGGAAAATCTAGCCGCCATCACAAAGTCAGGACAGAGCGTGTTCACATCTATCTACCGGACAAAGATCATTAGCCACTGCCGTTTCATCACCGTTACCTGGTGCAAGAATCTTCTCCTCCACGGTCTCTCAATCTCAATCGAACGCCCGGGTGGAGGAGCACCATACACCTGCAAATTGGAGGTGAAATCATGGAAGTTTTGGAGAAAACAGGGTTCGAAGAGATTGTTAATAGACGATGACAAAGCGGTGGATGTTTTCTGGGACCTGAGGGCGGCGAGATTCAATGGAGATGCGGAACCGAATTCAGAATACTACGTGGCCATTGTTTGCGATGAAGAGGTTATACTTCATTTGGGAAATCTGAAAACAGAGGCGTATAGAAAAACAAATTGTAGACCTTCTTTAATCGATCCAATATTGGTGTGTAGAAAGGAACATGTGTTTGGTAAGAAGAGATTTTCGAGTAAGGGGAAATTTCATGAGAAGGGTAAGGTTCATGAGATCTGGATTGAATGCAGGGGAGGGAATAATGGGGAATTAAAGACGGAACCAGAAATGGAGATAAAAATTGATGGGAAATGTGTAATTGATGTGAAACATCTTGAATGGAAATTCAGAGGGAATGAATCGATTACAATAGGTAGTAGAAAGGTAGAGGTGTATTGGGATGTTCATGATTGGCTTTTTAGTCCGGGATTGAGACACGCTCTGTTTATATTCCGGCCGGTGGTAACGTCTCCAATGGTGGTGTCTCCGCCGCCGTCGTCGTCAATCATGGCCGGAGATTTGGAGACGGTGGAAGGGGTGGTAGGAGAAGGTGGGAGTTTGTCGGGTGGGTCATGGGAGTTTTGCTTGTTTCTTTATGCTTGGAGGGTGGAGTAA